The DNA sequence AAGAAACGTTATATTTTCCCTGGTTCATAAAAGAACAGTAGTTTCTTTTTGGCCCCGTCAAATTCGGACCATGATTCACAGTCTACTTCAAAACCAGCGACTCCGCAAGTGGGAAAATGAAAAATATCTTCAGAAATAGAATTGGCAAAATTGGAAATTCCATTATTATGAGAGAAAAACGCAACTGAATTCAAGGTGTCATCCAGGTCATAAATTACAGATTCAAAGCTTCTTTCCGAAGGATTATATAGTTTTTCATCAGTAGAAC is a window from the Chryseobacterium indologenes genome containing:
- a CDS encoding SixA phosphatase family protein, producing the protein MKKLILVRHAKSDWPEETEDFDRPLADKGLTDAMHMSRFLKSNNISIDHFVSSPAVRALNTCKIFNQAYQLNCSTDEKLYNPSERSFESVIYDLDDTLNSVAFFSHNNGISNFANSISEDIFHFPTCGVAGFEVDCESWSEFDGAKKKLLFFYEPGKI